The Nerophis ophidion isolate RoL-2023_Sa linkage group LG20, RoL_Noph_v1.0, whole genome shotgun sequence genomic interval CCCGACGACCCCGAGGACGACTCTCAGGACGACAGGTGGCCGGGGGGGTGCAGCCCTCGATGTGTGGGCGTGGTCATGACGTGCAGGTGTGCTCCTCAGGATGCACCGGGAGAGAATGCGGGACTACCAGTTCAAGCGCCTCAGGTACTTCTACGCCGTGGCCGAGTGCGACTCCGCCGCCACCGCCACCAAGATCTACGAGGAGTGCGATGGCTACGAGTACGAAAGCAGCTGCTCCATCCTGGACCTGCGGTACGAGACCGCGCCCCCCGCAGCGACTCTTGACCCACGCTCTGACCCGCGGATGTGTGCTCCCGCAGCTTCGTTCCCGACGACGTCACCTTCCAGGAGCCGCCCCGAGACGTGGCCACCGACGTCAACCTGGCGGCGTACACCCCCAAGCTCTTCACCTCGTCCGCCAACGCCACCTCCAAGGTAAGCAGGCGGAGTCTAGGGCTCTCTGCGCGACATCACCGCGACTCTGTCCAATCAGGTGCAGCTGACCTGGGACGAGACGGACCAGGAGCGCCTGAGCGTCTTCAGCAGGAAGGTGAACAAGAGCGAGCTGCTGGACATGGACTTCAAGGCCTACCTCGCCTCCTCCAGCGACGAGGACGACCTCCAAGATGAAGAACAGCAAGAGGGTGAGGGAGGACTCGGGGCATTGGCGTGACCTTTGTGACCTTTCTGACCTTTGACCCCGCAGCTGAGGAGgaggggaagaagaagaagagcgagGAGCATCTGTCCAAGTACCGCCAGCTGCTCCAAGGCCTTCAGGACAAGGACAAGAAGCAGGACAAGGACATGGAGATGGAGGTCACATGGGTTCCAGGTAGGAGGTCAGAGGTCAACATCTTGGTAAGCGTGGCGCTGCTAGCCGCCTGCTCGGACCCTCAGGGCTAAAGGAGACCACGGAGCAGCTGGTGAGGAAGAAGATGGAGAAGAAGGAGGCGCTGACTCCATGGGAGGAGTTCTtgcagaagaagaaggagaagaagaagaagaaaaagaaaaaggaggTGAGCCTGCTCCtcatgttagcacgttagcacgTTAGCACCTCTTTACTGCTCTGCACAGGAAGTGGACGAGGGGGAGGAGGAGCTTAGTGACGACAGCCTTCCTCCAGACGTGGACCTCAGTGACCCCTTCTTCAGCCAGGAGCTCAGCTGCTCAGGTAAGCACCTCCactagtgatgatgatgatgatggtggcaGTGATGAAGATGTGGcttgtccagccctttgagacgcttgcgattaaaggcttactgaaatgagatgttcttatttaaacagggatagcaggtccattctatgtgtcatacttgatcatttcgccatattgccatatttttgctgaaaggatttagtagagaacatccacgataaagtttgcaacttttggtcgctaataaaaaagccttgcctgtaccggaagtagcagacgatgtgtgcgtgacgtcacgggttgtggagctcctcacatctgaacattgtttataatcatagccaccagcagctagagcgattcggaccgagaaagcgacaatttccccattaatttgagcgaggatgaaagatttgtggataaggatgacagtgaaggactaaaaagaaaaaaaagtaaaaaaaaaaaaaaaaggcgagggcagtgggagcgattcagatgttattagacacatttactaggacaattctgggaaagcccttatctgcttattgtgttactagtgttttagtgagattatatagtacctgaaagtcagaggggtgtggccacgggtgtggtgaccgccagtgtctctgagggaagccacgcagctgcagcaggacgaatGCTCCGCTGATgtgtccggtaagagccgacttattaccacaattttcttaccgaaaactgccggctgacatgtagtcgggatccatgttcgcttgaccgctctgatccatagtaaagcttcacctccgggaattttaaacaacgaaacaccggctgtgtttgtgtggctaaaggctaaaagcttcccacctccatctttctactttaacttctccattattaattgaacaaattgcaaaagattcagcaacacagatgttcaaaatactgtgtgattatgcgatgaaaagagacgacttttagccgcaagtggtgctgggctaaaatgtcccctccaacccgagacgtcacaaaaacgcgtcatcattccgcgacgttttcaacaagaaactccgcgggaaatttaaaattgcaatttagtaaagtaaaaaggccgtattggcatgtgttgcaatgttaatatttcatcattgatatataaactatcagactgcgtggtggctagtagtggctttcagtaggcctttaatggttatataagtcaactttgattgatagtGATGATGGGGATGGTGATGATGATtgtggtggtggtgatgatgatgatgattgtcATGATGGTGATGATTATTAAGATGATGATGATTGTAAGAATGGTGATGATGATTGTGATGCTGgttaagatgatgatgatgattgtaatgatggtgatgataatgatggtgatgataatGATTGTGATGATGATGAGTATGATGATTGtaaggatggtgatgatgattatGAGGATTGTAATGAtggggatgatgatgatgattaagaTGATGATGATTAAGATGGTGATGATGAGTATGATGATTGTAAGGATGGTGATGATTGTAATGATAGGAATGATGATGATGgtagtgatgatgatgattaagATGATGATTGGGATGGTGATGAGTATGAtgattgtgatgatgatgatgattgtgtggatgatgatgatgattgtaatgatggggatggtgatgatgatgattaagATGATTGTGATGCTGATGATAATGAGTATGATGATGGtgacgactgtgaagatgatTGTGATGAAGATAATTGTGATGTGATGACGATGGtgaaggtgatgatgatgataattgtGATGATAATGATGGTGATGAAGATGAATGACGATGTGATGATGACAATGATGGTGATTGAGATGATGATtgtgatggtggtgatgatgacaGTGATTATCGTAACGATGattgtgatgatgatggtgattattgtaatgatgataatggtgattATGGATATTGTTGATGGGGATCGTGAAGATGATTTTGAGGATGTCattgtgatgatgatggtgacaatgatgattattcTGATACTGATGATGTGACGAtgataatgatggtgatgatgatgataattatTGTGATGATAATGATGGTGATGAAGATGAATGACGATGTGATGATGACAATGACAGtgattgtgatgatgatgattgtgATGGTGGTGAAGATGACAATGATGACAGTGATTATTGTAATGATGATTGTGATGATGATCGTGATTATTGTGATGATGATGGCGATTATTGTAATGATGATTGTGATGATAATGGTGATTATGGATATTGGTGATGGGGATTGTGAAGATGATTTTGAGGATGTCATTGTGATGGTGACGATGATGATTGTGAtggtgaagatgatgatgattattgtGATACTGATGATGTGACGATGATAATGATGGtgattgtgatgatgatgatgattgtggTGGTGATGATGTTTATGATGATGGTGATTATGGATATTGATAATTGTGATGGGGATTGTGAAGATGATTTTGAGTATGATGTCGTTGTGATGATGATTGCTATGGTGAAGATGATAAttgtgatggtgatgatggtgaagatgacggtgatgatggtgattgtgatgatgatgattgtgatggtggtgatgatgatgttTATGGTGATTATGGATATTGATGATGGGGATTGTGAAGATGATTTTGAGGATGATGTCGTGATGATGATTGTTATGGTGAAGATGATAATTGTGACTGTGATGATGGTGAAGATgacgatgatgacgatgatgttgattgtgatgatgatgattgtgATGGTGGTGAAGATGACGTGACGATGATGATGAAAATGATGGTGATGAATGTGATTATGGGGATTGTGatgtgaagatgatgatgatgaagatgattaTGGTGAAAATGATGGTGATGAAGAGTATTGTGATGATGATGCTCAGATCTCAAGAAGAAACAcaaagacaagaagaagaaaaaggatgAGGAAGAGGAGCACACAGCAGAGGACGAGGAAGAGCTGCAGAGACAAAAGGTCAGAGGTCATGTCCAGTAGCTGTCATTGTCAGCGTCCACTGattgacacgtgtgtgtgtgtgtgtgtgtgtgtgttcgctcAGGCCGCCATGAGGCTGCTGATGGAGGAGGGGGAGGAGCAACACTTCAACTACGACAAGATCGTGGAGCATGAGAACCTGagcaagaggaagaagaggaagatgaTGAAGAGTGGCCAGCAGCTGACTGACGACCACTTCCAGGTCAAAGTTCACTCTGACACAGCCTGTCCTTGTCCATGTCCTCGTCCCTGACCCCAGGTGTGCTTTTGTCCTCAGGTGGACGTGAAGGACCCTCGCTTCCAGGCCATGTTCACATCCCACCTCTACAACCTGGACCCCTCCCACCCCAGCTACAAGAAGACCAAGGCCACACAGAGCATCCTGCATGAGAGGCAGCGCCGGCGCCAGCAGGAGGAGCACCTCAAGATGGAGGACGGTGCTCAGGTGGCGCAGACGGGGCGCAGTCGGGAGCGGGACGCCGACACGCCGGCTCAGAAACAAGACATGGAGCCCAGTTTGTCCCTGCTCGTCAAGTCCATCAAGAGCAAGACGCAACAGTTTCAGGCCCGCAAGAGAGCTAAAATCCTTTGAACCTTTCATCAcatgatgacatcatgcacacattaaAGACTTTTATCACACCTCAACTACTCTActgatgacatcatgcacacattaaAGACTTTTATCACACCTCAACTACTCTAtcgatgacatcatgcacacattaaAGACTATTATCACACGTCAACTACTCTAttgatgacatcatgcacacattaaAGACTATTATCACACCTCAACTACTCTagtgatgacatcatgcacacattaaAGACTATTATCACACTTCAACTACTCTAttgatgacatcatgcacacatgaAAGACTTATCACACATCAACTACTCTAttgatgacatcatgcacacattaaAGACTATTATCACACCTCAACTACTCTagtgatgacatcatgcacacattaaAGACTATTATCACACTTCAACTACTCTAttgatgacatcatgcacacataaAGACTATTATCACACCAACTATCTTGATGACTTCATGCACACATTAAAGACTTATCACACTTCAACTACTATATTGATGAAATCATGCACACATTAAAGACTTTTATCACTCTTCAACTATAttgatgacatcatgcacacattaaAGACTATTATCACACTTCAACTACTCTATTGATGACATCTTGCACACATTAAAGACTTTTATCACACTTCAACTACTCTAttgatgacatcatgcacacaaagACTAATCACACTTCAACTACTCTATTGATGAAATCATGCACACAAAGACTTTTATCACACTTCAACTATATTGATGACACCATGCACACAGTAAAGACTTATCACACTTCAACTACTCTATTGATGACATGCACACATTAAAGACTATTATCACACTTTGATTACTCTAtcgatgacatcatgcacacattaaAGACTATTATCACACTTCAACTACTCTATTGATAACATCATGCACACATTAAAGACTATTATCACACCTCAACTATAttgatgacatcatgcacacattaaAGACTTTTATCACACTTCAACTACTCTATTGATGACATGCACACATTAAAGACTTATCACTCTTCAACTATAttgatgacatcatgcacacattaaAGACTATTATCACACTTCAACTACTCTATTGATGACATCTTGCACACATTAAAGACTTTTATCACACTTCAACTACTCTAttgatgacatcatgcacacagaCTTTTATCACACTTCAACTATATTGATGACACCATGCACACATTAAAGACTTATCACACTTCAACTACTCTATTGATGACGTGCACACATTAAAGACTATTATCACACTTTGATTACTCTAtcgatgacatcatgcacacattaaAGACTATTATCACACTTCAACTACTCTAttgatgacatcatgcacacattaaAGACTATTATCACACTTTAATTACACTAttgatgacatcatgcacacattaaagactatcatcacacttcaactacTCTActgatgacatcatgcacacattaaAGACTAACTACTTCTTGACTGCTAACCTTTATTGGCGTCTTTTAGAAATGTTCTGGTCCAAATGGTCAGACAGGAAGTCTTCGTCCTTACAGGATGTGGTTCTTCAGTGGCCCGGGTATTCAAAGACGGCAGCCGCTCCCATCCCGGTGCCGATGCACATGGACACCACGCCGAGGGCCCTGCACACAACACAGGTGAGAGCCGCGCCGAGCACAGGTGAGCGGGCGCACCCACCTTGGCCCGCGGCGCCGCAGCTCGTGCAGCAACGTCACCACCTGCCGGGCGCCGGTGCAGCCCAGCGGATGACCCAGAGCGATGGCGCCGCCATTTGGGTTGACCTTCTCGGGCGGGATGGCCAACTTCTCCATGCAGTACACGGCCTGAGCCACACGGCGGCGATGTTGAGTCAGAAGCTGCGGTAGGATCCATGTGGGTCAACGCTCACCTGGCTGGCGAAGGCCTCGTTGATCTCAAACACGTCGATGTCGGCCATCTTGAGTCCTGACAGGAGCACAAGTTTGCAGAATAACCGCAACGGCTTGGCCGCCAATCAAAGTCTTACCCGCCTTTTTGAGGGCCGCGGGGATGGCGACCGCTGGGCCGACGCCCATCATGTCAGGAGGGACCCCCACCACGGCGCTGGCCCTCAGGACTCCCAGGACCGGCAGACCCAGGTTCTCCACCGTGGACCTGCGGCCCAGCAGCACGGCGGCGGCGCCGTCGCTCACCTGGCTGGAGTTGCCTGACACGTGGGCGAGCGGGTTGTCAGTGTACGCCGTCGTCAGCACCGAGTCCACCTACTCACCGGCCGTGGTGCTGCCGCCGACCTTGAAGGCGGGCGTCAGTCTGCTGAGAGCTGCCAGCGTGGTGCCCGCTCGGATGCCCTCGTCCTTGGCCACCGTCACCCGCCGCTCCGTGCCGTCCTGGTCCAGCAGCCTGGTGACTACGGGAACGATCTCACGCTCGAACACGCCCGACTGCTGCGCCCGCGTCGCTCTGATGGGGGCGGGAAGCACAGGCTGACCCTTGACCTCAAGGCGGGGCTTACGGCGGACATGTTGGATTACTTTTGGTGAGACATCATGGCGAAGATGTCCTGCTTCTCTCTGGACACGCCCATCCTCTCTGCCACGTTCTCCGACgtcatgctacacacacacacacacacactcagtatGACGCCATCACAGGACAAGTCGCAACagcgtgacctctgaccccatGGGGATGATGCAATCTCTGGCCTTGTCTTTGTCCATCAGCCTGGAGCTCAGATCTCCTGGATCTCCCATGGAGCGCAGTGACATGCTCTCcacgctgacacacacacacacacacattaggatgTTGCCAAAGAATGGGGAGGCGTCCTCATACCTACCCGCAGGCAAGACCCAAATCAATGGAACCACTCCTGATGGcgcctgcaaacacacacacacacacacacacacacacacactctcaagtCACACACACTCTCAGGtcgcactcacactcacacacacacacacacacacactctcacctGCGATGTTGAGCAGCGCCTGCAGGCCAGATGAACACTGGCGGTTGACGGTGTAAACTGGCACCGACTCAGGGAAGTCACTGAAAGTAAGGTGGGGCCATCAGCGACATCATCAACATGCGTAATGATCGTCAGTGACATCATTGACGTGAGTCGTGGCCATCGGCGACATGCGTCATGGTCTTTGGTGACATCATTGATGTGTGTCATAGCCATCGGCGACATTGACATGAGTCATGCCATCGGCGGCATCATCGACATGCGTCAtggtcatcggtgacatcattgacatgcGTCATGGTCGTTGGTAACATCATCGACATGTGTAATGGCCGTCGGTGACATTATCGACGTGTGTCATGGCCGACGGCGACATCATCGACATGTGTCGTGGCCGTCGGCGACATCATCGTCATGCGTTACGGCCGACGGTGACATCATCTACATGCGCCACGGTCGTCTGTGACATCATCGACATGAGTCATGGCCATCAGCGACATCATCGACAT includes:
- the esf1 gene encoding ESF1 homolog; this encodes MLGKHVQGPCELYVCAGVYHLAVMSSSKKSEAADERFERVKRDPRFWEMPEKERKVKIDKRFQSMFHDQRFKIKETVDKRGRPVKHTSSEDLKRFYQLSDSEDEEEEDDDDEQEKEGGRSAQVIGEKVTKGEDDGELAWDSEDDSGPDLARGKGNVESSSDEDEDDHADGEEDEMEHEWGELCKDAPRSEQVTRRLAVCHLDWDRLKAKDLLALLASFCPEGGAVLAVKIYLSDFGKERLKLEATQGPPELRALPDDPEDDSQDDRMHRERMRDYQFKRLRYFYAVAECDSAATATKIYEECDGYEYESSCSILDLRFVPDDVTFQEPPRDVATDVNLAAYTPKLFTSSANATSKVQLTWDETDQERLSVFSRKVNKSELLDMDFKAYLASSSDEDDLQDEEQQEAEEEGKKKKSEEHLSKYRQLLQGLQDKDKKQDKDMEMEVTWVPGLKETTEQLVRKKMEKKEALTPWEEFLQKKKEKKKKKKKKEEVDEGEEELSDDSLPPDVDLSDPFFSQELSCSDLKKKHKDKKKKKDEEEEHTAEDEEELQRQKAAMRLLMEEGEEQHFNYDKIVEHENLSKRKKRKMMKSGQQLTDDHFQVDVKDPRFQAMFTSHLYNLDPSHPSYKKTKATQSILHERQRRRQQEEHLKMEDGAQVAQTGRSRERDADTPAQKQDMEPSLSLLVKSIKSKTQQFQARKRAKIL
- the acaa1 gene encoding 3-ketoacyl-CoA thiolase, peroxisomal; its protein translation is MRRIKVISGHLCAPVPGHHLHHVSCNECAAAPCPDDVVVVHGRRSAIAKAKRGALKDTTPDELLSAVMSAVLDDINLSPQLLGDVCVGNVLQPGAGALMARVAHFLSDFPESVPVYTVNRQCSSGLQALLNIAGAIRSGSIDLGLACGVESMSLRSMGDPGDLSSRLMDKDKARDCIIPMGMTSENVAERMGVSREKQDIFAMMSHQKATRAQQSGVFEREIVPVVTRLLDQDGTERRVTVAKDEGIRAGTTLAALSRLTPAFKVGGSTTAGNSSQVSDGAAAVLLGRRSTVENLGLPVLGVLRASAVVGVPPDMMGVGPAVAIPAALKKAGLKMADIDVFEINEAFASQAVYCMEKLAIPPEKVNPNGGAIALGHPLGCTGARQVVTLLHELRRRGPRALGVVSMCIGTGMGAAAVFEYPGH